One Saccharopolyspora erythraea NRRL 2338 genomic region harbors:
- the ileS gene encoding isoleucine--tRNA ligase, with translation MAYPKVSFNGTDAQGVAAQPSFPGIERQVLDYWADDKTFQASVQAREAGANGANEFVFYDGPPFANGLPHYGHLLTGYVKDAVPRYQTMRGRRVERRFGWDCHGLPAEVEAEKQLGITSKSEIEAMGVAEFNDACRASVLRYTAEWEDYVTRQARWVDFDNDYKTLDLDYMESVMWAFKTLWDKGLVYEGFRVLWYCWRCETPLSNTETRMDDVYRQRQDPAVTVGLRLNAPGEVFDGALALVWTTTPWTLPSNFAAAVHPEVDYVVVAPANSAERYVLAEARLGAYARELGEDVADHVVGRMKGEDLLGVGYTPPFDFFAGNRNAHQVLPGDFVTTEDGTGIVHIAPFGEDDKTVTDAADVELAVPVDAHGKFTAEAPPYAGQHIFDANKQIIRDLKDAGLLLRHETYDHPYPHCWRCDNPLIQRPVSSWFVAVSQFKDRMVELNQRINWSPEHIRDGQFGKWLENARDWNISRNRYWGSPIPVWVSDDPAYPRTDVYGSLDELERDFGVRPTDLHRPQIDELTRPNPDDPSGKSTMRRVPEVLDCWFESGSMPYAQVHYPFENAEWFEHHYPGDFIVEYNGQTRGWFYTLHVLATALFDRPAFSNVVAHGIVLGHDGLKMSKSKKNYPDVNEVFDRDGSDAMRWFLMSSPILRGGDLVVTERGIRDAVRQAVLPLWNSWYFLALYANAEGVEGRSRVDSKHVLDRYVLAKTHELVGDVQDAMDTFDLAGACATVRDFLEVLTNWYVRRSRDRFWAGDRDAIDTLHTVLEVTCRVVAPLLPLTAESVWRGLTGGRSVHLADWPLVDELPADAALVSAMDRVRQVCSSALALRKSNKLRVRLPLSRLVVATPEAESLRQFTDLVRDEVNVKSVELTTDVAAHGRFEVAVNARAAGPRLGKDVQTVIKAVKSGDWTRTPAGNVVAAGIELREGEFTERLVSTDTGAAAALPGGSGLVVLDNEVTPELALEGLARDVVRVVQQARREADFEVSDRVRVVVSAPAEVLEAVEAHREFIAGETLAEALEAGGAEGGFAGTVGEGTEIAVAVAKS, from the coding sequence ATGGCCTATCCCAAGGTTTCGTTCAACGGCACCGACGCCCAGGGCGTCGCCGCGCAGCCGTCGTTCCCCGGGATCGAGCGCCAGGTCCTGGATTACTGGGCCGACGACAAGACCTTCCAGGCCAGCGTGCAGGCCAGGGAAGCGGGCGCCAACGGGGCGAACGAGTTCGTCTTCTACGACGGCCCGCCCTTCGCCAACGGCCTGCCGCACTACGGCCACCTGCTCACCGGCTACGTCAAGGACGCCGTGCCGCGCTACCAGACGATGCGCGGCCGCCGGGTGGAGCGCCGGTTCGGCTGGGACTGCCACGGCCTGCCCGCCGAGGTCGAGGCCGAGAAGCAGCTCGGCATCACGTCCAAGTCCGAGATCGAGGCCATGGGCGTGGCGGAGTTCAACGACGCCTGCCGCGCCTCGGTCCTGCGCTACACCGCCGAGTGGGAGGACTACGTCACCCGCCAGGCGAGGTGGGTCGACTTCGACAACGACTACAAGACGCTCGACCTGGACTACATGGAAAGCGTCATGTGGGCGTTCAAGACCCTGTGGGACAAGGGTCTGGTCTACGAGGGCTTCCGGGTGCTCTGGTACTGCTGGCGCTGCGAGACGCCGCTGTCCAACACCGAGACCCGCATGGACGACGTCTACCGCCAGCGCCAGGACCCGGCGGTCACCGTCGGGCTGCGGCTGAACGCCCCCGGAGAGGTCTTCGACGGCGCGCTGGCCCTGGTCTGGACGACGACCCCGTGGACGCTGCCGTCGAACTTCGCCGCCGCCGTGCACCCCGAGGTCGACTACGTGGTGGTGGCGCCCGCCAACAGCGCCGAGCGCTACGTGCTGGCCGAGGCGCGCCTGGGCGCCTACGCGCGGGAGCTGGGGGAGGACGTCGCCGACCACGTGGTCGGGCGGATGAAGGGCGAGGACCTGCTCGGCGTCGGCTACACGCCGCCGTTCGACTTCTTCGCCGGCAACCGCAACGCCCACCAGGTGCTGCCCGGTGACTTCGTCACCACCGAGGACGGCACCGGCATCGTGCACATCGCCCCGTTCGGCGAGGACGACAAGACCGTCACCGACGCCGCCGACGTGGAGCTGGCGGTCCCCGTGGACGCGCACGGCAAGTTCACCGCCGAGGCCCCGCCGTACGCGGGCCAGCACATCTTCGACGCCAACAAGCAGATCATCCGCGACCTCAAGGACGCGGGTCTGCTGCTGCGCCACGAGACCTACGACCACCCGTACCCGCACTGCTGGCGCTGCGACAACCCGCTGATCCAGCGCCCGGTGTCGTCGTGGTTCGTGGCGGTCAGCCAGTTCAAGGACCGCATGGTCGAGCTGAACCAGCGGATCAACTGGTCGCCCGAGCACATCCGCGACGGCCAGTTCGGCAAGTGGCTGGAGAACGCCCGCGACTGGAACATCTCCCGCAACCGGTACTGGGGCTCGCCCATCCCGGTGTGGGTCTCCGACGACCCGGCCTACCCGCGCACCGACGTCTACGGCTCGCTGGACGAGCTGGAGCGCGACTTCGGCGTGCGGCCCACCGACCTGCACCGCCCGCAGATCGACGAGCTGACCAGGCCCAACCCGGACGACCCGAGCGGGAAGTCGACCATGCGGCGCGTGCCGGAGGTGCTGGACTGCTGGTTCGAGTCCGGGTCGATGCCCTACGCCCAGGTGCACTACCCGTTCGAGAACGCCGAGTGGTTCGAGCACCACTACCCGGGCGACTTCATCGTCGAGTACAACGGCCAGACCCGCGGCTGGTTCTACACGCTGCACGTGCTGGCCACCGCGCTGTTCGACCGCCCGGCGTTCTCCAACGTCGTGGCGCACGGCATCGTGCTGGGCCACGACGGCCTGAAGATGTCGAAGTCGAAGAAGAACTACCCCGACGTCAACGAGGTCTTCGACCGCGACGGTTCCGACGCGATGCGCTGGTTCCTGATGTCGAGCCCGATCCTGCGCGGCGGCGACCTGGTCGTCACCGAGCGGGGCATCCGCGACGCGGTGCGCCAGGCCGTGCTGCCGCTGTGGAACTCCTGGTACTTCCTGGCGCTGTACGCCAACGCCGAGGGCGTCGAGGGCCGGTCCAGAGTGGACAGCAAGCACGTGCTCGACCGCTACGTGCTGGCCAAGACCCACGAGCTGGTCGGCGACGTGCAGGACGCGATGGACACTTTCGACCTCGCGGGTGCCTGCGCGACGGTGCGGGACTTCCTGGAGGTGCTGACGAACTGGTACGTGCGGCGCTCGCGCGACCGGTTCTGGGCCGGTGACCGCGACGCGATCGACACCCTGCACACCGTGCTGGAGGTGACCTGCCGGGTCGTCGCGCCGCTGCTGCCGCTCACCGCGGAGTCGGTGTGGCGGGGGCTCACCGGCGGTCGCTCGGTGCACCTGGCGGACTGGCCGCTGGTCGACGAGCTGCCCGCAGACGCCGCGCTGGTCTCGGCGATGGACCGGGTGCGCCAGGTCTGCTCCTCGGCGCTGGCGCTGCGCAAGTCCAACAAGCTGCGGGTCCGGCTGCCGCTGTCCAGGCTGGTGGTCGCCACGCCGGAGGCGGAGTCGTTGCGGCAGTTCACCGACCTCGTCCGCGACGAGGTGAACGTCAAGTCCGTCGAGCTGACCACCGACGTCGCCGCGCACGGCCGGTTCGAGGTCGCGGTGAACGCGCGGGCGGCCGGTCCGCGGCTGGGCAAGGACGTGCAGACGGTGATCAAGGCGGTCAAGTCCGGTGACTGGACCCGCACGCCGGCCGGAAACGTGGTCGCGGCCGGGATCGAGCTGCGGGAGGGCGAGTTCACCGAGCGCCTGGTGTCCACCGACACCGGGGCCGCGGCGGCGCTGCCCGGCGGAAGCGGCCTGGTCGTGCTCGACAACGAGGTGACGCCGGAGCTGGCGCTGGAGGGCCTGGCCCGCGACGTGGTCCGGGTCGTCCAGCAGGCGCGGCGCGAGGCGGACTTCGAGGTCTCCGACCGGGTCCGGGTCGTGGTGTCGGCGCCGGCCGAGGTGCTGGAGGCCGTCGAGGCGCACCGCGAGTTCATCGCGGGCGAGACCCTGGCCGAGGCCCTGGAGGCGGGCGGTGCCGAAGGCGGTTTCGCGGGCACCGTCGGCGAGGGCACCGAGATCGCGGTCGCGGTCGCGAAGTCCTGA